The Pagrus major chromosome 1, Pma_NU_1.0 genome includes the window TCTGTCGCCATATAGTCTTTGCCCTGGATTTGGTGCAAACACCCCTGTGTCTGCATTCACACAGGCAAACACCAAATTAATAATATCTTCTGACCAAGTGTTATGTTGCAAGTAATATAATTTGACAACCGCCAACACTGGAGAACCATACATGAAAGGCTCCATGTTGCGGGGGCGGTGTTGTTGTGCAACAACAGCAGGAACGGCTGAGAGTTCATTGAGGTGAAGGCTGAGAGCAGCTGGCAGTGTAAGAGAAAGAGGAGGCAACACTGGATCACAGGAACATCCCActcacagctgctgctctcaCCTCACTCAGGTCGGTTGAATACACTAGCAGGATGCGACGAGGGACGTgagacaaataaacaacaaagtgTAGGCAACAGCATATAACTAGATATAAAAAGCGAAGGGATCTGGGTAATTAATTCAATTTAACAAAATCTTAGATAGTTGATTTCAAAAGAATCAAAAGAATAAATCAAGTCGaggtccaaaacaaaaacataaatttgtGACTAAATATAGTGATAACAAGATTCTCGACAGATTTcgattttgttcattttgaatgtaaacataaagaGAAAAGTAGCACTATGACAATCTGTGCCACAGATCCTGTGCATAGAAAACAGACAGAGCATACATCTCTGTCCAATCTTCTTGCTGACCTGCTGCAGTTGACGAATCTCATCGTTGAGGTCATCGACACGCCTCTGGTCCTCCAGGCTGAGCTGTGAGAGCAGATCTGTTCCCAGCTCGGCCTTCAGTGACTCCCTAGTGGACTCCATGGCATGGAGGCTGGCCTCCAGACTTTGGAGACTGCGTTGCTGGAgtggaagaaggagaaagagccAGACATGAGTGGactgcacagacagactgtgAGCGGGTTACAAGCTGAACTCTGGTCCTAAGATGAGCACCTTGGGCATGAACGTCTTCTCTGACTGCTGCCTCTTCTCCTTCAGCATCTTCATCTCTGACAGAATGCTGTCTCTGGAGGCCTTAAATTTCCTCTGTTGTGTCTCGATCTGCTGCATCTGGTTCATCAGTTGGTCGATCTCATTGTTGATGCGTGGAGGCAGCCATTAAGGAGGTATAAGCAAATGTTTATGAAAGATTTAAACCTCATGCAAGACTGCTGAAACTGCCCACTGTACTTCTTACTTCTACCGCTTAGTAAAGAGTTGGACAATAAAGAATTATAcacaaattaacaaaagaaCAGATTGTTTTCATAGAGTCTGCTCTCATTAGCAAATAAAATTGGTCAGAGGACAGCTAGCAGGCTTTTTAGTGCAACTCATTGGGTCTCAAAGGGAAGACTGTATCATCACTTATATCAAGGCAGAGGATTAAGGAGGGCTGCACATACTCATCATTAGGCTAATTTAACAGACAGGGTTATTGATCTTCCACGACTACAACACTCCACTGGGCCTTTGAGGTTTGGCTGGACTCAATAAAACACTCACTCACGAGTCAATCAATCTGCTGATTTAAAAGGGGCCATTGAAAGTCAGAGGACAGCCCTGCCTGTTGCCACGAGCAGATGGAGAAAATAGATGGTTCATCTGGTAATTTTCTTGAATGGAACAGCCGACATCAGGATCACAACTGCCctgaattaaatgattaaaaaaaaaaaacctgcattaaTCTCTGTAATGACCACTGCCCTCTTATGAATCAGGTGCATTTCATATAACCAAGTCAATAAGTTTTGTCGCAGTTATGAGCAGTCACAATGCAACTGCCCCTTTTGCATGACCTCAATATTTCCACTGCAATGTGGAGCGGGTGGCAAAATGAAGACGGAATCTTAAAACAGGAGGGATGAGTGAGGTGCATCAGCGTAATCTCATGCTTATCGATGGGGCAGAGGTGGGGAGTGAACAATAAGAGGCTTTTAAATGattgatctgttctctgactcaCCGCTGCAGAAGTGAAGGACAAGCGCCATGTCATCGGCTCAGTCATCCATTTCCCCTGCCTACTCACACATGTACGTAATGGCCAGGTGCACACATTAAGCTGCATACACAGCACTGGGCTGTGAGTGAGAAACTACCCATGCTCACACAGgtgtgcaaacacacagataatcaTACCTGAGCGGAAGTGACCATATCCATAAACATACATAACGTACTTGCAGACACAAATCCTTTTTGATCCGCCTGTTTTGCCTTCATGGGCTGTCCAGCAGTGAGTCACGGCTCTGGCCGATATGACCTAATATACACTAATCCTTCTTGACCTGCTTAGACCCTCTCAGAGAGGCCAgcctgctgctggctgaggtGGCTACATAACCTAAAtggatttaaattaaaatacaggCTTAGCCAATTGACAGCACTCTGTTATTGAGTAGCAGCTGCACTCAGGAGTGTTAAAACATCTTTGAATAGAGTTCCAACAGAGAAGAGAGCTCCTTTACGCTACACTATGGcatttgaattaaaatatgTCTTGATGTACAGGATACGATGGTGATCTTCTTTATAGATATTTTTGGCTTCCAACAAACTAGGTGACAACAATGTCTCCTCCTCCATTTGTCCAAGGCTGGGTGCAAAATTCCAGTATCACAAGTGCCTACACTTTATCACACCTACCGTTTTATTTCTGTATACTCCAGATACAGTCAACAAAAGCTTGCCTTATAAAGCCAACTGTCcttaaaacatttgtaaaaatatGTCAATGAGAAAACTCATTTGGAAAAACTAGTTTGCACCGAAACTtatttaacatttcagaaaaatctAATTCTATcctgaaatgaaacaattttCTTGAACTGCGATGAAAAGATGAGGAACTGATTTCGGACTAGCTGTATTCAATGTTCAAAAATATTATAGCTATACTTCAAAAAAGGATGAAGTCTGTTTGGTAACATTAAAGGTGAATAATAAATCTAGAAAGATTTCCTCTAATTACATGTACTTCCTGTATACCCCATGGGATGAACACTGACATAATAACTGTTTGGTATTCATATGTGActcaacacatttcacacatcaaTATATCTCAAAGGGAGAAACAAATCTTTCTCACTGATAAAGTGATCATTTGGTGaagcttttaaataaactgCATGACTCACCTTTGAGTAAACTGATCTTAAACTCAGCCAATCAGCCAACAGAAAGAGAGTGACTAAGACCCTTAGATAAACCCATTAGATGGTTTAATAGAAAGGATATGTTCAATGTTCCTGCGCAGGTTCTCATTGAGCTTGGCCTCCAGCTCACCGAGCTCCTCTTCAGCCTTCCTCATGTCTTTCTGCAGCTCCAGACGAGACTTTCTGGTATCGTAGTAGCCTCCTGTCAGAGCTCCACGATGGCTCACCTGGTCACCTAGGAGGTCACAACACAATGTACTGCATAGAAGAGATAAACTGCGTCTACAGAACTGGAAGTACAATGACATTTAGTCCTAAATATGTCATTTAATGCTACATAGAAACTGAACAAGCATGCACAAAGTTCAGTATTCCAAAGTCAAGGCAAAGATCCTGTATTAGCTTGCCGACAGAGGACATTGCTAAACCTCTTCACATCTGCTGAAGGCCAAACAGTTTAACTGGGAACATTATTCAGGCAGAGTCGATAGTTCAAGTTATTATACAGCTCATAGCTGTTCCAAAGCCTATTTCTGTACTTTTTGTAGCAGACCAATTCATCAGCAAGATAGCACAAATATTGATGATAATGTCAATATGGAATACACTTGAGGGCCCGAAGTAAGCGGCTACAACATCACCAGGTAGACTGGTACTAAACCGtgtaaaacttttattttcttgtgttaGTGGTATATACTGTGCTGTGTATCAAAGGTCAGCTTACCCTCCAGAGTTATACAATCCATGGTGAAAGCTCTGGCCAGCTGGGTGGAAACTTCCATGCTGCGACAAATCAGGGTCTTTCCAAACACATGCTTGAAGGCCTTGTCAAAGTTGGTGCTGTAGCGCAGCTTGCTGATCATGGGGATAGCATCCTTAAGGGgcaaaaaaacattgttatggACAAATTGGCATACAGTATACTACACACTTCATCACCAGACAAAATCTCTCTATTGTCAGATGGGTATTGGCGGAAAAGATGTTTTAACTGGGAAAATCAACGGAGGACTacttaaataaatcatttaggTTCACTCTGTGCTTGACTGCCAAcatgtgtttctttaaatattcaggTGCTGATTAGCAGAGAATCCTGCATGGTCAAAGTTTTGGTTAACCTTTCATTTTAAGTTAATTGTTTCATAGTTAAATATACTCATTTGTGGTCAAGGTCTAAATTTACTACATACAAGGTTTCAGATGCAATCTATGTATGTTCCTTACGTTGGTCTCTGGGTAAGCGGTGTCCCTGACGTCCAGCTTGGTCAGGGGCAGGAATGTGACTTCTCCCGGCAGGTTCATTTTGTTGAACTCCATTAGTATTTTGGTGCTGACTTCGTCAGTCTCCACTATGTGGTAGAACAGTctagaaaataaaagagcagGGAAGCAGACACAAAGgaacaacaaagaaaaagaacaattaaCATCAATGAGTAGATGGGTTGGCAAGATTCTTACTTTAACTACAAATCAAGGCTGCGTTGATGTAAACAAGACAAATATATGCATATCTGAAACAactaaacacaacacattatttCACTCTGACCACTTGAATTGCAAAGAGAACACCCTGCTCAttaaatacacaggacacatttGTATCAGCATGCAGTAAGTGGAATCATTGTTGATTTTAAAATCGGACTACATGTGTTCTGTTGCAAAACTTTCATACCCATCACAAATGTGTGATGGAGACGTTTTCatggaaaacaacacaaagagctaacagtgaaaacataaaaagttGCCCTCACCTGGTACCAGCAGTTACCTCCACACAAGTGTAAAAGGCGGGCTCACACTCAAAGTTATTCATGACGATGCCGTGGTAACCATTAATGACATGTTGGTTGATGCCCTTCCGACGAAAATGCTCGAGGACTTTGTTGATGCTGTCAATGCCGTTCAGGATAGCCTGGTGGGCCACAAGAGACAGAACAATGAGTCTCACCTTGattaaaagattaatttgaTCCTACAATTGGTAATTAACACTCAGCATTGGAACATATTTTATATGCTAATTAGGGTTGTCGTGATTTTTATCCTAAATTGAAAACTGATCAAATAAGCTTTCAATTTTGATCATCAAATTCAAAAACAGGACAAGCAAGcctttcagtattttttgtcTCTCCAACCCCGCCTATTTGCACGTGTCCAGCTCCTGTCCTGAGGGGAAAAAGCGTTTGTGTTGCGGATGTCGAAGAACTTAAAAGTGTTACAATTAAAAGGTGCCGTGTGTAGGACTTAATGGCATCTAGCAGTGCGGTTGCAAATTACAGCAAACTGAACGTCCCTCCTCTCACTCTACCctaaaaacctaaaaacatGCCAAATCCTTATAATTCTTCTTCTAATTtaaacttttcagttttttggtcAATCCCAAAAGCAGCCTTGATCTTTTTAAGAGAGACCGTTGTTACAGAACAATGTTTTAACAGATGAACCCCTGAATTTGTAAAACTTTTTTGTGTTACTTCCAAATATAATGTAGCTAATACTGTAAGGTACAGAATGACAAAGTTGTATTTTGCAACATCGTGCCTGTACTGTGAGAGGACAGATAGCATCCATCAAAGGCTGGAGACAAGATGAGTCAGCCGGGaccaatgaaagaaaaaataaatgcaggaTATTTGTCCATGAAGCCACAAACAGCCTCCTTTCATCTCAGCAGACATTATTCAGAAGTGATATTTGATTGATGTATCTGCCCAGAAGAGACAACTGGCAGTTATTGCATGGGGCAGAGAGGAGTGAGTCATATGTAAATTTAGCTAGCTATGATAAGGTGCCAGTAGCGAGGCAGATGAATGATTCTATTTGATATACCTATCCTGACAACTGGCTGAGTCACAAAGTGAGTCCTTCGCAGTATTCAGGTGGGCTCAGTCGGAGAGAGACACACTTTTTCACTCTGGtttgatttatcttcacttGCCCATTTCCTCTCTCAGCATACAATTCAGCAAGTAAACACATGTGTGAAGGTTTGATAGACATGTGGCAGGTCTACCTCAGGCTTACAAGTGTCATCCTGAGATgaggtgtctgtgtgtatgtccAGACGATAGCGTTAGGTATCCTGCAGCTGCGTTATGCAAGTCAATAATTACGCAGTCATGTACAGTGACACGGACCTTGCCGGTGGCGGCTCGAAGGAGCTGCTGTTTCTTCTCCAGGTCCTCTCGTTTGGCTGCCAGTGCCTGCTGCTCTGCGTTCTCCTCACGCCACAGGTAGCTGGACAGACACAGACAATCACACACTGTTACACTTATGTCACCAGAAAGAGCAGAACCAAACTGCAGCCATGATactcacagaaaaacacatctttagaatatttttaatgtaaataatatttcaataaatacTAATTGATTTTATGTTTGAGAGGTACTTCTCTTCATAAAAATAAGTAGAAACGCAGCATTTTTGTCCATAACTGCAGATTCACTATATGCGTGCAGCACTGAGTAAATAACTAAAATATTCGTCTCCttgattttcacattatttcaaATCATTTGTGTCTATTTGCTATTATTCTCAAGTGAAACAGATTTGCTTAATTCTTGCTaataaatcaaatttaaatAGTGAAAACAATAACATTGCCAAAACAGTCTCCATCTTGTATTCATTAAGGTAatagttgtgttttattcatattttgagCTCATACACTGCTAACAGCTTGCAGCTGCAGGATCTGCATGTTGTGCTCCTCTCAGAGCTGTCATTATGCTGCCTTTTTCACCCACTACACCTCAACAATGAATCACAGTGAAATGGAAGGTGCACGATAGAGTcaatatcagacaacatatattGATAACATCTGTTTCGTGAAGTGATGAAAATGAGAACCTGTTATTGAATTcagtgtaatttattttttcgtAAAGATCCGTACCTCTTTTTTAacacttaaacacaaaaaacatcttttgcCTTGAGTCTGTTGCCTCAATTATGGCGGGACTTGAACGGAAatgctctgttgtgtttcaaGAGGCAGACAAGCATCTGTCCTGACTTGATTTTCACCACAACACAATTCATCCACTCTGGAAGACCTTTAAAACGCAAAAAAGGTGTCTGGCAGCAGAGACACGATGCATCATACTCtctgttatataaataaagctcATTGTTTAAGGAGACAGAGAAGGCCCAGTGATATTCACAGAAGACAATACTCTGGTAAGGAACTAAAGGTTGCCGAGCAGAAAACGGCATATTGGCTTAAAGAAGGGGTAAACAATTCAACCTTTCATCTTAATGCAAGAGGCAGGCATGACTCATGTAAAGATGAATGTAAACTCAACTGATGctatacaaaaaataaagaggCATGGCCACAAGCCAAGGCTGAAAGTCCAAGATATGAGATCAATGAGGAGGTTAGAGGGAAAGGGAAGGTTCTTACTTTCTTTCGCTCTGCAGCTCATCTTTCCTGTTCTTCACTTCATAGTACTTTTTGTCCAGTTCTTCAACGCGGTTCTTGACCTCATTTAGATCTTGATCGAGTTTCTAAAGAGACAAGATGAAAGTAAGTCTGATACACAGTCATGGCAAGAGGTTAGACTTAAACTGCAGAAAGCTTTTAAAGGAATTGAATGAGGAATATATCATACAGTGGCATTCAGAAGTCCCTTTAAAATGCACCAAATATTTACACCTGCACTGGAGACACTGGCTATGTGCCCATGCATTAAGTATTCCGGTTTTGGCCCTTATTCAGAATAAGACAATATTCCTACCAAGCAGTTTACATGGCTTATAGAGATGAATATTCAACCTACATTCTCATTTAAAAGAACATACCACATACCATACATACCACACTTGGAAAAGTTAGCAGGGCGACAATAATATCCGCATATCCCAAATGTCTTAGTCAGAAAATGCTGCATTCAGAATAAGGAATAATTCAGAATATCCCAACATATGCTGATTAAATGACCCAAATCAAACTTTGAATATTGTCTGTTCGGAATAATAGTGGAAAATTAGTTTGCGTGAAAACGTTGTCAGTGTGAATTTGCTTTAATCAATTATCAACATTAAATACCAAAACAACAACCTGATATAATTTGGGAAAATAACTGAATTTGTTAGCTCCATGTTCGAATTATCTTTCAACGAAATGAATAGTACATATTGTCGTAATAATAGTAAGAGAGgcattttgattaatttcacCTGAGCTACAAAAAGTGACCATTTCAGATTGAAAACCTGTAACAGTTTCGGGTGATCTTACATTGTACTGCTCGAGGTTCTTCTCCTTGTTGGTCTCTGTGTCCTCCAGGTCTTTGTGGATGGCTGCAATCTGCCTCTTTTTATCATTGATGGCCTGGTCCAAAGACTTCAGCTCCTTCTTGATCCACTTGTCCCTCTCCTCCTTGGAGGTGAACTGGCTGCCACGGCCCTGCTTGGCATACAGgtctgtcctctcctgtgtAGCCTGGGCCAGTCTGGAATAAAGTGTAACCATGGAATGTGTTACAAACTCTACAAGTTCACACAGGAAGCCACTGTACTGCTATTAATTCCCCAACGAACTGTGCATGTAGACGTGTGCAtaattacatgtacatttctCTACGCATGTGCCCTTTTTTCTTTGTAGGAGAATCCACAAATATATCATGTGCATCCACCTCTTGATCTCTCcccattaaaatgtattcaaagtGTGATGACTGACTCATCGAGTTATACCTAGTCACAGGCTGCTCAAGGGACCGATGCCGAGAATGAGTCATCCCTACCTCGATATGCCCCgctcctctttttccttcaccatgttgaatttgggttcagtctcctgcagctctttttgcttttcctcgattttctccagcagcttctgacGCTCCTTCAGCAGGCGTTTCTGGAAGAGCAAGAGCATGCCATTTTACCAAACAAAGGAGAGACACTTGAAGTGTCTGCTCTGTGAGAGGAAGATGGTGGAGggatgattttaaaaagtacaaacatttatttttatatttttccccACATGTCTAATATCTATATCTACTCCTGCCACATCATAATGGTCCAACAGTTAACAGCTTGGATAAGTATAAGTGTTTGCACAATTTGTGTACCACAGAAAAggccaaaacaaaaataatcctCCAAAAAATACCAACAGTTCCACAAATCATATCCTGTGTTACTCAGATGCCATATTCACATTGGGCTTTAACTCAATTACTACGCATAATCGTAGATGTACTCCTGCCTTTTTGCCAACAAATGCTGAGGAGATcgcacacagcatcagtgtaTTTTATGATGATGGATAGATTATAAATTCAGAAACTGTGTGGGCAGACCCTAACATGTGCGTACCCAATATGTTCAATttcaagcatttttttcaattattatatTTGAATTCAAGCACAATCCTTACCTTGGAAAGAAAACTATTaaaacattgttaaacatttttgaaagttttatgACTTTGTACGAACCCTGAATATACTGTTTGTATAAAGCACCATAATCTAAAAGAATAAACTCACAATTACTTCCTAATCTCTTCAACTGATGCCGCTTGTAATCTGTAAACCAAGAACACATGCAATACTCAAAAAGTAgtaactaaactaaactaataaataaaggGAACATCCAGCAAATGCAGAGGGtaggtaaaagtaaaaatattttctctaCAATATGTAGAGTAAACCCATTCTTAAAAATTCAAGCCTCTGTCAAGAATTAACAATCCTTCTCAAATCTTTCTCTTCCAATTTCATTAAGAATTGTAGTTTCCTCCTAGCTCTCCCCAACAGCAGACTACTGGTTTtgacatatttttctgtgtggGTGGTGTTGGTGGGATGTCATCCCACAGGTTTTCCTCCACTTTCCCCATCATGTCAATGCCACATCAAATCAGAGCCATCAGAAACTAGTGACGCAGTTCTGCTTcccttgcttttcattttgctcCAATAACTTTTGGCTGATGCTGTGCCAGCCGACGCCAGGTGGGCTTCATCCAACCAACAGCCAGCATGCGGCCTGGGACCCATCACggttcacacacagactgagccAATAAAGTCGTTCTGCATGATTATCGTCCTTATACtcacacgtgcacacaaacacacactgaacacaaggCCATACGGAGAGCGATCCATGCCAGCTCTGTACACACAACCTGGTGCCAGGAATGATGTATAGTGGAGCTGATGGAAAAGAGTCTGATGCACAGGCTGGTGCTTCCTCTGCTTCTCAATTCATCCAAGCAAATGTTCCACTGAAAGATTTAGCACTAAAAACTGTCTGTACATTAGGCCAACTCCTTTTTCACAGGGAAGTTAAACTTATCACAGACTACTATATTTGGATCGGTGTTTTTTGATTAGTTAATAAATTGATGAAGttaatcaaccaaccaacattaGTTGCCAATACTGGcccatcacagatatattggtgtCAGCATAGAAGCTGTCCAGTATGCACCGATATCAAACCACAGAACATAATTCAGGAAAAGATGCttgaagaaaatataaatatctatATATTGGTCGATATATCGATATCAGAATAAAGATAGGCCCCAGTAATAAGAGTATCAGTTGGGTTCAACAGGAAATGTATCAACAATAATTCtagtaaaacaaacatttgctggttagCTTTCAAAACTTGTTTTCTAAATATTGTTAGtttaatgaatttttaaaacATCCAATCAAATAAACAGAACTTTAAGGGCAAATAACGTAACTGTTCACAAGTGCCCCACTTTCCAACTACTAACATGGGTGAGTAAAGTGgtttaaatgagaaaaagacGACCATCCGTCTCTACAGACAGTGATGGTGCaggggaagggggagggggatGTGTTGCTGGTGCAGCATCACGTGTGCAGAGTGACGCAGATGGGAGGCTTCCGTACCCTCTGTTCACTGTTGCCTGCCAGCTCGTCCTGCAGGTCCTTGGCCTTCAGCTCGAGCTTGGTCCTCTGCTTGATCTGCTCCTGGCGCTCGGCCGATAGttgctccctctcctccttcatggCCGAGATCTTTGACTTCAGCTCTCGCACCACACGCTCTGTCTCCTACAGAAAGGGAGCCAAAATTAGGAAACAGGCTGTGGGATTCAATTCAACGGAGTGTAAATGCAACAACTGACTTCCTCTTCAGTGATTAATCAACTCTGTATTCATTTACCAAGGCCGCATACTGTCCGGAAATTTGGatacattaaataaattatgtaTTAATTTCAATGCATTCTCATCAAGTATGTGAACAGTTAGAAGCAGATAGCCTGCTTACAACCAGACACCAAAACAAGACTGTTTCTAATTAATTAGGTTTTGCAGCCTTGATAAAGGCTGGATTTAAATTCAGTGACAACATTTATAATCTCTCCTTACAGCCACATCCTGTAGTGACACTATGATCCACAAACTAGTTTCCTgatgaataaattaatcaatACTACAAATCTTCCACAGTGTGAGAACACTTAACActtgaaattgtgattttgatgtGATTTTGAGTAATTCAGACATAATGTCATTTAGACATAATGCTGTGATGATCATTACTATGTTTACCGATCACCAATCCcagatatttgtatttgttctgCAAGGTGGATTTCTTTACCTCTACTTTGTCTCGGGCATCTTGCTGAGCATCTCGCAGCTGTCTGGATTTGTCTCCACAGGTCTCTCTCTTGGAGgacagctgaaaaaaacacaaacgaAATACAAAGGTCTTGATATTGATGCATttaatatttagcatttttggtCAACAACTAATATTCTGTattatatgtgcatgtgtaagataatgaatgaataatgggTAATGACAATTTCCAACTTTCTCacccaaacaacaaacacaagtcggttttctttctttgagttttttttttttttttttccttacctCGTCCAATTTAGCGCGGGTTTCATTCAGCTCCTGGTTGTAGATGGTGTACTCTAGGGCTCTTCTCATCTTGTCCCACTTCTGGTACTGAGCCAGCTCCTCCTTCTCATCCTCCAGGGTGTGCAGACGCTCCTCGATGTACTTCAACAGCTCGTTGATCTTCTCTCGCTTACCctctgagaaacacacacacattaggttgctttttaaaaatgtaagccACTAATTGCACACTTCATATTCTGGGACTGGCATTTTTGACTCGTGATAATTTGGTGAATGCTGTTTAAATACTGATTTTAAATTGTGTAATTATCGAACTTAAAATGATTGATGATtgcttactgctgctactgGATGAATATTTGCAACTTTATTTTCCAAATTAACAACATCATGCTTTTTGTTCCTGTTCACTGTTTGCACTGTACATACTTTGCCTTTGGCTACTACATACAAATGATGACCATGAACCTTTTCAGAAACTTTTAAGTGTAACCATGCATAAGCAGAGGCAGCACAACTCTGTGACTGAATCCCTTAAAACGTGAACAAATGGCATAcaatcagtaataataattcttGGCAGTTTGTGAAACAATGATGTTAAGAAGTGTTTACCTGTCTCTTTCATGAGAGAAATACTCTCCTCCTTGCGCTCATCATACACGCGTGTCCCTGCCACCTCTCTCAGCAGCTTCAGACGCTGGGAGTCAGGTGCTGTGGCCATTTGGTTGATCTGCATGAAATATTGACATAACGTGTGAGATGGAatactctgctgctgctgctcaatgTAGTATAGGTAGTACTGACATTCTGCTTAAAAAGTCATACA containing:
- the smc3 gene encoding structural maintenance of chromosomes protein 3; the protein is MYIKQVIIQGFRSYRDQTVVDPFSPKHNVIVGRNGSGKSNFFYAIQFVLSDEFSHLRPEQRLALLHEGTGPRVISAFVEIIFDNSDNRLPIDKEEVSLRRVIGAKKDQYFLDKKMVTKNDVMNLLESAGFSRSNPYYIVKQGKINQMATAPDSQRLKLLREVAGTRVYDERKEESISLMKETEGKREKINELLKYIEERLHTLEDEKEELAQYQKWDKMRRALEYTIYNQELNETRAKLDELSSKRETCGDKSRQLRDAQQDARDKVEETERVVRELKSKISAMKEEREQLSAERQEQIKQRTKLELKAKDLQDELAGNSEQRKRLLKERQKLLEKIEEKQKELQETEPKFNMVKEKEERGISRLAQATQERTDLYAKQGRGSQFTSKEERDKWIKKELKSLDQAINDKKRQIAAIHKDLEDTETNKEKNLEQYNKLDQDLNEVKNRVEELDKKYYEVKNRKDELQSERNYLWREENAEQQALAAKREDLEKKQQLLRAATGKAILNGIDSINKVLEHFRRKGINQHVINGYHGIVMNNFECEPAFYTCVEVTAGTRLFYHIVETDEVSTKILMEFNKMNLPGEVTFLPLTKLDVRDTAYPETNDAIPMISKLRYSTNFDKAFKHVFGKTLICRSMEVSTQLARAFTMDCITLEGDQVSHRGALTGGYYDTRKSRLELQKDMRKAEEELGELEAKLNENLRRNIERINNEIDQLMNQMQQIETQQRKFKASRDSILSEMKMLKEKRQQSEKTFMPKQRSLQSLEASLHAMESTRESLKAELGTDLLSQLSLEDQRRVDDLNDEIRQLQQDNRQLLNERIKLEGIMTRVETYLNENLRKRLDQVEQELNELRETEGGTVLTATTSELDGINKRVKDTLARSEDLDSMIDKTEGEIKDHIKSMERWKNIEKEQNDAINHDTKELEKMTNRQGMLLKKKEECMKKIRELGSLPQEAFEKYQTLTLKQLFRKLEQCNTELKKYSHVNKKALDQFVNFSEQKEKLIKRQDELDRGYKSIMELMNVLELRKYEAIQLTFKQVSKNFSEVFQKLVPGGKATLVMKKGDAEGSQSQDEGESGADSERGSGSQSSVPSVDQFTGVGIRVSFTGKQGEMREMQQLSGGQKSLVALALIFAIQKCDPAPFYLFDEIDQALDAQHRKAVSDMIVELAGHAQFITTTFRPELLESADKFYGVKFRNKVSHIDVITAEQAKDFVEDDTTHG